Proteins encoded by one window of Salvia splendens isolate huo1 chromosome 7, SspV2, whole genome shotgun sequence:
- the LOC121741415 gene encoding agamous-like MADS-box protein MADS1: MDERKNGRGKIEIKRIENTTNRQVTFCKRRNGLLKKAYELSVLCDAEVALVVFSSRGRLYEYSNNSVRATIDRYKKATADSSSAVSTSEANTQFYQQEANKLRRQIRDIQSLNRQMLGDGVTSLPPKDLKSMEGKLEKAISRIRAKKNELLFAEIELMQKRELELHNANMFLRAKIAESERAQQEMSLMPEGSEYHEPMTTQPYDIRNFLPMNLMEPSYARSDQTPLQLV, from the exons ATGGATGAACGCAAAAATGGGAGAGGCAAAATAGAGATCAAGAGAATTGAGAACACCACCAACCGCCAAGTCACCTTCTGCAAGCGCAGGAATGGCCTTCTCAAGAAGGCCTACGAGCTCTCCGTGCTCTGCGATGCCGAGGTCGCCCTCGTCGTCTTCTCCAGCCGCGGAAGGCTCTATGAGTACTCCAACAACAG TGTTAGGGCAACTATTGATAGGTACAAGAAAGCAACTGCTGATTCCTCAAGTGCTGTGTCCACATCAGAGGCTAATACCCAG TTTTACCAGCAAGAAGCTAACAAGCTGCGCAGACAAATACGAGATATACAATCTTTAAACAG ACAAATGCTGGGAGATGGAGTGACAAGTTTGCCACCAAAGGATCTCAAAAGCATGGAAGGAAAACTGGAGAAGGCCATAAGCCGAATTCGCGCCAAGAAA AATGAGTTGTTGTTTGCTGAGATAGAGCTCATGCAAAAGAgg GAGCTAGAGCTGCATAATGCTAACATGTTTCTCAGAGCAAAG ATAGCTGAGAGCGAGAGAGCACAGCAGGAGATGAGCTTGATGCCTGAGGGATCCGAGTACCATGAGCCCATGACTACACAGCCTTACGACATCCGTAACTTCCTCCCCATGAACCTCATGGAACCCTCCTACGCCCGCTCAGACCAAACCCCACTCCAGCTCGT CTGA
- the LOC121741414 gene encoding probable galacturonosyltransferase 15 isoform X2, whose translation MKVYVSAIGIKRLAVSAVAGCGGVWRGMKWKNSLPAAGKRRLSHRTIRLFAGLLLPFLLVRTALLVFESAALCSSPIGCLTWRCFGGSDGALEASGSENGGGISTVDGSNFDPVSFKDLVKDMTINRQDIKAFAFKTKAMIAKMEHIVKTAQWHESMYWHLAARGVPKSLHCLSLEMAEEYAVNAAARSRIPLPQYIHRLTDISFHHVVLLTDNILAASVVISSTLNTSRNPEKLVFHVVTDKKTYTSMHAWFSVNSIGSAVVEVKGLHQYDWPHEVNVAVKEMLEIHHQIWNHNYRSMKTEDLEYGNENYHKLDVLSPSSVSLLNHLRVYLPELFPDLNKVVFLDDDVVVQHDLSPLWDLDLNQKVVAAVVDSWCLTDCCPGRKYKDYFNFTNLIISSILDENRCGWLCGVNVFDLQRWRKSNITEVYHQWLKLSLNSGFELWHPGALPPVLLAFENHVHAIDHSWHISGLGYRYPLVDKQILETAGVVHFSGPAKPWLEIGSPEVRHLWTRHINSSNHHIRKCGISS comes from the exons ATGAAGGTATACGTATCGGCGATCGGGATTAAGAGACTAGCGGTGTCCGCCGTCGCCGGATGCGGAGGTGTTTGGCGGGGGATGAAGTGGAAGAACTCACTGCCGGCGGCGGGTAAACGCCGATTGTCGCACCGCACGATAAGGCTGTTCGCCGGCCTGCTTTTGCCCTTTCTTCTTGTTAGGACTGCTCTTCTGGTGTTTGAATCGGCTGCCCTCTGTTCTTCCCCTATTG GTTGTCTGACATGGCGGTGTTTTGGCGGGAGTGACGGTGCCTTG GAGGCAAGTGGTAGCGAGAATGGTGGTGGAATTAGTACAGTTGATGGTTCTAATTTTGACCCAGTTTCATTCAAGGATCTTGTAAAGGATATGACTATAAACAGACAGGACATAAAAGCCTTCGCTTTCAAGACCAAGGCCATG ATTGCAAAGATGGAACACATTGTAAAAACAGCTCAGTGGCACGAATCTATGTACTGGCATTTAGCTGCTCGTGGTGTACCCAAGAGCCTCCACTGCCTTTCACTTGAAATGGCCGAGGAATATGCTGTGAATGCTGCAGCACGCTCTCGAATACCTTTGCCGCAATACATTCACCGCCTCACAGACatttcttttcaccatgttGTTCTTTTAACTGACAACATCCTTGCTGCCTCTGTGGTTATCTCCTCCACTCTCAACACATCAAGGAATCCCGAAAAATTGGTCTTCCATGTGGTGACTGATAAGAAGACATACACTTCAATGCATGCATGGTTTTCAGTAAACTCAATTGGTTCTGCAGTTGTTGAAGTCAAGGGCTTGCATCAATACGATTGGCCTCATGAGGTGAATGTAGCTGTTAAGGAGATGCTAGAAATTCATCATCAGATCTGGAATCACAATTACCGAAGTATGAAGACAGAGGATCTTGAATATGGGAATGAAAATTACCACAAGCTAGATGTCCTAAGTCCCAGCTCTGTCTCCCTCTTGAATCACCTCCGTGTCTATCTACCCGAG CTGTTTCCAGATCTGAACAAAGTTGTGTTCCTGGACGATGATGTCGTAGTACAACATGACTTATCACCCCTGTGGGACTTGGATCTCAACCAGAAAGTTGTGGCTGCAGTTGTTGATTCATGGTGTTTAACTGACTGCTGTCCCGGACGAAAGTACAAGGATTATTTTAACTTCACGAATCTAATCATATCGTCCATTTTAGACGAAAATCGGTGTGGATGGCTTTGTGGGGTGAATGTTTTTGATCTACAAAGATGGAGGAAGAGCAATATCACTGAAGTGTATCATCAGTGGCTTAAACTT AGCCTCAATTCTGGTTTTGAACTATGGCATCCGGGAGCACTTCCACCGGTCTTACTTGCATTTGAAAATCACGTCCACGCCATTGATCATTCGTGGCACATATCCGGTCTGGGGTACCGGTATCCACTAGTAGACAAGCAGATCCTGGAAACTGCTGGCGTCGTGCATTTTAGTGGGCCGGCAAAGCCATGGCTCGAAATCGGGTCACCAGAGGTAAGACATCTGTGGACTAGGCACATAAATTCATCGAACCATCATATCAGAAAATGTGGAATATCGAGTTGA
- the LOC121741414 gene encoding probable galacturonosyltransferase 15 isoform X1 has protein sequence MKVYVSAIGIKRLAVSAVAGCGGVWRGMKWKNSLPAAGKRRLSHRTIRLFAGLLLPFLLVRTALLVFESAALCSSPIGCLTWRCFGGSDGALLREELTRALQEASGSENGGGISTVDGSNFDPVSFKDLVKDMTINRQDIKAFAFKTKAMIAKMEHIVKTAQWHESMYWHLAARGVPKSLHCLSLEMAEEYAVNAAARSRIPLPQYIHRLTDISFHHVVLLTDNILAASVVISSTLNTSRNPEKLVFHVVTDKKTYTSMHAWFSVNSIGSAVVEVKGLHQYDWPHEVNVAVKEMLEIHHQIWNHNYRSMKTEDLEYGNENYHKLDVLSPSSVSLLNHLRVYLPELFPDLNKVVFLDDDVVVQHDLSPLWDLDLNQKVVAAVVDSWCLTDCCPGRKYKDYFNFTNLIISSILDENRCGWLCGVNVFDLQRWRKSNITEVYHQWLKLSLNSGFELWHPGALPPVLLAFENHVHAIDHSWHISGLGYRYPLVDKQILETAGVVHFSGPAKPWLEIGSPEVRHLWTRHINSSNHHIRKCGISS, from the exons ATGAAGGTATACGTATCGGCGATCGGGATTAAGAGACTAGCGGTGTCCGCCGTCGCCGGATGCGGAGGTGTTTGGCGGGGGATGAAGTGGAAGAACTCACTGCCGGCGGCGGGTAAACGCCGATTGTCGCACCGCACGATAAGGCTGTTCGCCGGCCTGCTTTTGCCCTTTCTTCTTGTTAGGACTGCTCTTCTGGTGTTTGAATCGGCTGCCCTCTGTTCTTCCCCTATTG GTTGTCTGACATGGCGGTGTTTTGGCGGGAGTGACGGTGCCTTG CTCAGAGAAGAGCTGACGAGGGCCTTGCAGGAGGCAAGTGGTAGCGAGAATGGTGGTGGAATTAGTACAGTTGATGGTTCTAATTTTGACCCAGTTTCATTCAAGGATCTTGTAAAGGATATGACTATAAACAGACAGGACATAAAAGCCTTCGCTTTCAAGACCAAGGCCATG ATTGCAAAGATGGAACACATTGTAAAAACAGCTCAGTGGCACGAATCTATGTACTGGCATTTAGCTGCTCGTGGTGTACCCAAGAGCCTCCACTGCCTTTCACTTGAAATGGCCGAGGAATATGCTGTGAATGCTGCAGCACGCTCTCGAATACCTTTGCCGCAATACATTCACCGCCTCACAGACatttcttttcaccatgttGTTCTTTTAACTGACAACATCCTTGCTGCCTCTGTGGTTATCTCCTCCACTCTCAACACATCAAGGAATCCCGAAAAATTGGTCTTCCATGTGGTGACTGATAAGAAGACATACACTTCAATGCATGCATGGTTTTCAGTAAACTCAATTGGTTCTGCAGTTGTTGAAGTCAAGGGCTTGCATCAATACGATTGGCCTCATGAGGTGAATGTAGCTGTTAAGGAGATGCTAGAAATTCATCATCAGATCTGGAATCACAATTACCGAAGTATGAAGACAGAGGATCTTGAATATGGGAATGAAAATTACCACAAGCTAGATGTCCTAAGTCCCAGCTCTGTCTCCCTCTTGAATCACCTCCGTGTCTATCTACCCGAG CTGTTTCCAGATCTGAACAAAGTTGTGTTCCTGGACGATGATGTCGTAGTACAACATGACTTATCACCCCTGTGGGACTTGGATCTCAACCAGAAAGTTGTGGCTGCAGTTGTTGATTCATGGTGTTTAACTGACTGCTGTCCCGGACGAAAGTACAAGGATTATTTTAACTTCACGAATCTAATCATATCGTCCATTTTAGACGAAAATCGGTGTGGATGGCTTTGTGGGGTGAATGTTTTTGATCTACAAAGATGGAGGAAGAGCAATATCACTGAAGTGTATCATCAGTGGCTTAAACTT AGCCTCAATTCTGGTTTTGAACTATGGCATCCGGGAGCACTTCCACCGGTCTTACTTGCATTTGAAAATCACGTCCACGCCATTGATCATTCGTGGCACATATCCGGTCTGGGGTACCGGTATCCACTAGTAGACAAGCAGATCCTGGAAACTGCTGGCGTCGTGCATTTTAGTGGGCCGGCAAAGCCATGGCTCGAAATCGGGTCACCAGAGGTAAGACATCTGTGGACTAGGCACATAAATTCATCGAACCATCATATCAGAAAATGTGGAATATCGAGTTGA
- the LOC121741154 gene encoding protodermal factor 1-like: MESRRATLLFAAFVVLLSLVSSAEYFDDQKNYYTPDPNTQPPPAVTTPPIHTTPPHVSTPPANCGTPPSHHHHTSPPSGGGGYYHSPPPTTPTPSTPTPTYGTPPTTPGITVPSPPFSFDPNSPPFTCNYWRNHPQLIWGLFGWLGTVGGAFGGGSGTGAGAGAGTGTGTPPIPGANMNLLEALSNTRTDGVGALYREGTAALLNSVAHTRFPYTANQVRDSFIRGLSSNRAAGAQAQLFKMANEGRMNPRA, encoded by the exons ATGGAGTCGAGGAGAGCGACATTGCTCTTCGCTGCCTTCGTTGTGCTTCTTTCCCTCGTTTCTTCGGCCGAATACTTTGATGACCAGAAGAACTACTACACTCCCGACCCGAACACACAACCTCCGCCTGCAG TGACCACCCCGCCCATCCACACAACACCTCCCCACGTAAGCACGCCGCCTGCCAACTGTGGCACCCCCCCGAGCCACCACCACCACACTTCACCGCCTTCCGGAGGGGGAGGATACTACCATTCCCCTCCCCCCACCACGCCTACGCCCTCGACTCCCACGCCAACGTATGGGACACCACCGACCACGCCTGGCATCACGGTGCCATCGCCTCCGTTCTCGTTCGACCCCAACTCCCCGCCTTTCACCTGCAA CTACTGGAGGAACCACCCCCAGCTGATTTGGGGCTTGTTTGGCTGGCTCGGGACCGTGGGAGGCGCGTTCGGAGGTGGCTCTGGAACCGGTGCCGGTGCTGGTGCTGGTACAGGTACTGGAACCCCACCTATTCCTGGGGCAAACATGAACTTGCTCGAGGCGCTCTCGAACACACGCACAGACGGGGTCGGAGCGCTCTACAGGGAAGGCACGGCGGCTCTGCTGAACTCCGTGGCGCACACGAGGTTCCCCTACACCGCAAACCAGGTCAGGGACAGTTTCATTAGAGGGCTGAGCTCGAACCGGGCTGCGGGAGCTCAGGCACAGCTCTTCAAGATGGCTAATGAGGGGAGAATGAACCCCAGAGCTTGA
- the LOC121811509 gene encoding phosphatidylglycerophosphate phosphatase 1, chloroplastic/mitochondrial-like — protein sequence MQATSISIPSSWHTCCCHYPLPNNLSHPRIPTNITLNSRPRNSQFTNHNLVALTSTHSCCKEQESKHKFNNRENSEFLHGFRSSIEDQEPNFEEERGFEADTSSGISSSMGWADFKAELGQRINFEGIACSVGIFSKDKQLSIPHVAVPDIRYIDWAELKKRGFQGVVFDKDNTITVPYSLSLWAPLAPTIEQCKSLFGSNIAVFSNSAGLSEYDPDGRKARALEEAIGIKVIRHKVKKPAGTAEEIENNFGCESSRLIMVGDRPFTDIVYGNRNGFFTILSEPLIHEKEPLIVRQVRLLEVALIKRWSNKGIMPVSHKLFPDPAKCVKDVPI from the exons atgcaaGCTACTTCAATTTCAATCCCCTCTTCCTGGCACACTTGCTGCTGCCACTATCCCCTTCCCAATAATCTCTCCCACCCTCGGATTCCCACCAACATCACCCTCAACTCCCGGCCTCGTAATTCCCaattcacaaatcacaaccTCGTCGCACTCACCTCCACGCATAGTTGCTGCAAGGAGCAAGAGAGCAAGCACAAGTTTAACAATCGAGAAAACAGCGAGTTCCTGCACGGATTCCGCTCTTCCATCGAAGATCAGGAACCTAATTTCGAGGAGGAGCGGGGATTTGAGGCGGATACTTCTTCAGGCATTTCGTCGAGCATGGGGTGGGCTGATTTCAAAGCCGAGTTAGGGCAGCGGATTAATTTCGAAGGCATCGCTTGCTCCGTTGGGATTTTCTCGAAAGACAAGCAGTTGTCGATTCCGCATGTCGCCGTGCCTGATATCCGGTACATTGATTGGGCGGAGCTGAAAAAGAGGGGTTTTCAAGGTGTGGTTTTTGATAAGGATAACACTATCACTGTTCCTTACTCCTTGAGCTTGTGGGCGCCTCTTGCGCCTACGATTGAGCAGTGTAAATCTTTGTTCGGCTCGAATATCGCTGTGTTCAGCAACTCTGCGG GGCTGTCTGAGTATGACCCTGATGGTAGAAAGGCAAGAGCTCTCGAGGAAGCAATCGGCATCAAAGTCATAAGGCACA AGGTGAAGAAGCCAGCAGGAACAGCTGAAGAAATCGAAAATAACTTTGGTTGTGAATCCTCTAGACTTATTATG GTTGGTGATCGGCCTTTCACGGACATTGTTTATGGGAACAGAAATGGTTTTTTCACAATACTAAGTGAACCGCTTATTCATGAAAAGGAGCCTTTGATTGTGAGGCAG GTGAGGCTGCTTGAAGTGGCCCTTATTAAACGGTGGTCCAATAAGGGTATAATGCCCGTCAGTCACAAGCTATTTCCAGACCCAGCAAAGTGTGTTAAGGATGTACCCATCTGA